In Treponema sp. OMZ 798, the following proteins share a genomic window:
- a CDS encoding DUF4469 domain-containing protein, with product MMNFQIPEHRVSMVLYKNRFDKTGESFYGRVHRSNKTLSLENLISLIDERDTGISAHLVQHSAQLLHEEIMRQLRQGKAVNVLGIGTFYLAADGIVKGKNPTPADAPPLCLRFTPSAEVNKSLKKLSVSLVVQSQHDPQIDAVRDLFSQKDNEIITCGKSLRVSGNRIRILGTLEDCGIYCVPQDGSEPIKVKEEHIFTNTPSLVEFFVPPELEKDKQYAIRICTQFSSGQITVKDLRTTETDFYLKAV from the coding sequence ATGATGAATTTTCAAATCCCTGAACACCGGGTAAGTATGGTGTTGTACAAGAACCGTTTTGATAAAACGGGAGAATCATTTTATGGTCGGGTACACCGCAGTAATAAGACGCTCAGTCTTGAAAATCTTATAAGTTTGATTGATGAGCGGGATACGGGCATATCGGCACATTTGGTACAGCATAGTGCACAGCTGCTGCATGAAGAAATTATGAGGCAGCTTAGACAAGGTAAGGCTGTAAATGTGCTGGGCATAGGTACATTCTATCTTGCCGCTGACGGTATAGTGAAGGGCAAAAACCCGACACCTGCCGATGCTCCGCCTCTGTGCCTGCGTTTTACTCCTTCTGCGGAAGTAAACAAAAGCTTAAAAAAGCTTTCGGTTTCGCTTGTAGTACAGTCTCAGCACGATCCTCAAATCGATGCAGTAAGGGATTTATTCAGTCAAAAAGACAATGAGATTATTACTTGCGGAAAATCGCTTAGGGTTTCGGGAAACAGAATCCGCATTCTCGGTACGCTGGAAGACTGCGGTATATACTGTGTACCTCAAGACGGTTCGGAGCCTATCAAGGTAAAAGAGGAACACATTTTTACCAACACTCCTTCATTAGTGGAATTTTTTGTTCCTCCCGAACTTGAAAAGGATAAACAATACGCTATCCGTATTTGCACGCAATTCTCATCGGGACAGATAACCGTCAAGGATCTCCGCACTACGGAAACGGATTTTTATCTAAAAGCAGTGTAG
- a CDS encoding ImmA/IrrE family metallo-endopeptidase has protein sequence MEKIKRLKTVCISEADLLIIAVIVHCILKTDTMYVNVPALIELKLQKFDEHFQFIVLEKDEFIDEVKDKNIQAFTEIIPQSNEAVHSIVVPSDVYDGACIGNFQDRMTLAHELAHYILHGILKIPVSELQDGEICSKYEDPEAIADMLARFLLSVCGLVQNMSTAELSAECGLSEQDAVSVQKEYKEGVAKILFSIKTVLFKHKISSKSAA, from the coding sequence TTGGAAAAGATAAAAAGACTAAAAACGGTATGCATCAGTGAGGCTGACTTATTGATAATCGCCGTGATTGTACACTGCATTTTGAAAACGGACACAATGTATGTAAATGTCCCGGCTCTTATAGAGCTGAAACTGCAAAAGTTTGATGAACATTTTCAATTTATCGTGCTTGAAAAGGACGAGTTTATCGATGAGGTAAAAGACAAGAATATTCAGGCTTTTACCGAAATTATTCCGCAGAGTAATGAAGCGGTTCATTCCATTGTTGTGCCTTCCGATGTGTATGATGGTGCCTGTATAGGTAACTTTCAGGATAGGATGACTTTGGCACATGAACTTGCTCACTACATATTGCACGGTATTTTGAAAATACCCGTCAGTGAATTGCAGGATGGGGAGATCTGCTCAAAGTATGAAGACCCTGAAGCAATTGCAGATATGCTGGCTAGGTTTTTATTGTCGGTCTGCGGTCTTGTTCAAAATATGAGTACTGCAGAATTATCCGCCGAATGCGGCCTAAGTGAGCAGGATGCCGTATCGGTACAAAAAGAATATAAGGAGGGCGTAGCGAAAATACTGTTTAGTATCAAGACAGTGCTGTTCAAGCACAAAATAAGCTCAAAGTCGGCAGCATAG
- a CDS encoding helix-turn-helix transcriptional regulator, with product MAGVTLYGKALRKLRVEHELTLKALSEKLDEELSPAYLSAIEIGKRAIPQNLSDKVKEKLGLSEAEYNELKEAEYKSASELKLNFNEMEEYQAETALVFARLLKNFDTEKCKKLQSMMQKP from the coding sequence ATGGCTGGGGTTACATTGTATGGTAAGGCTTTAAGGAAGCTTCGTGTAGAACATGAGCTTACGCTTAAAGCACTGTCGGAGAAGTTGGACGAGGAATTGTCGCCGGCGTACTTATCTGCAATAGAGATAGGTAAGAGGGCGATACCTCAAAACCTTTCCGACAAAGTAAAGGAAAAGTTGGGACTGAGTGAGGCGGAGTACAACGAGTTAAAGGAGGCCGAATATAAATCCGCAAGTGAGTTAAAGCTCAATTTTAATGAGATGGAAGAATATCAGGCAGAAACGGCGCTCGTTTTTGCACGATTATTAAAAAACTTTGACACTGAAAAGTGTAAAAAACTGCAAAGTATGATGCAGAAACCATAA